The Candidatus Berkelbacteria bacterium region AAGGGCTCATCAGTATGGAGACTTTTATGCACATCCAAGAACGGCTGAAAGACAACGAACGAACGCTACAGCGGAAAGACATTCACGCGGATTTCCCGCTCCGTGGCTTCGTTCTTTGTAGTTCTTGTCGGCAGCCGATGACCGCAGGTTGGACACAGGGACGGAATCAGAAGTACCCGTACTATCGCTGCAAAACGAAGGGGTGCGCCCTGCACAACAAGAACATCCCCAAGAAGAAGATTGAAGGTGAATTCGAGCACCTGCTTTCGCAGGTCAAGCCGCGCAAGAACATCCTCGAAATCATCCGCATCGAGCTGCTTGCATTGTGGAACAAGAAGATCGGCGATGTGGAGGCGATCCGGCAGAAGCGCAACGCGCGTCTCGAAACGGTCAAGAAGGACATCAGGGAGTACTGCGACCTCATCAAGACAGCAAAAAGCCAGACCGTCCGTGGGACATACGAGGAACGGATCGAGGAGCTGGAAATGGAGCAGGTACGCCTCGGGGAGAACATCCAGAAGACCGAGGCCCGCAACTTCGAGTTTGAACCGGCACTCGACAAAGTGATCGAGTTCATCAAAGACCCCTTCCTCATGTGGAAGACGGGCGATCTCGCTCAGAAGAGGCTCGTCCTCCGTATGGTCTTCGACGAACTTCTCGTCTACGACCGTGAGAAAGGGTTTTACACCGCTACTTTTTCGCTTCCTGTAGAGCTTTCTTGCGTTCCTGAACTTGATCGAATGGAGATGGTGGAGATGCCGGGAATTGAACCCGGGTCCAACGTGTGAACGCGGTATCCGTACTGTCATGTCCGTTTCGCATCGCCCTGCCATAAGAACCGGACGAAGAACGGCAGGGAGGGTCGATGCTTGGTGACGACTCCCGTCGCATCGCGCCACGTCGCTCGAGAGCGACGGTGGCATGCGGGAATCCGCCTCGCGAATGGCATCACATCCCCGTAGCGAGGATCAGAGGAGTGATGTGTTCTCCGGAAAGGGAGAACTTAAGCGAATGCCGGCACGAGAGCAGGAGTCCGGTTAAAGACATCCATCTTCTCGAGGGCTTTCGCCATGACACTGTTTTTGGCAGTTGTCGTTTGCAACCGTGGGTTCGCCCCGCAGTAGTGCAAGCACACTACAGGGCATGGGAACCGTTGCCATCCCAGACAGAGACATCACGCATCCAGTATCACGCTGTCGAAGCCTTTCATCCCCGCGAAGTACAGCTCGCTACGCTCGCAGACTTCACGGCACCGCCATATTTACTATGAGCAGTGACGTACTTCGCACCATGTAGTGCCACGCTTGCCGTGCAGTCAACGAAGTTGTACTGCTACGGGAGCGTCTACTACTGTGGCTTTCTGATCGAACGTACTGAGTAGCGCCTATCATTGATGGAGCCGTTGCTGCCACAGAACTACCCATAGTGTACCACAAAATGTGGCTGCAGGAGACCTGCTACTTCCCCTGTCGTAACTGGCGCTTCTTCGAGAGCCCCTTGTTCGGCGCCGTCTTCACGTCGCGCG contains the following coding sequences:
- a CDS encoding recombinase family protein — its product is MNTPTRTKAVLYCRVSSQQQKKDGHGLESQEHRGRQYAEGQRYKVVGVFKDDITGGRVDRPGMEGMLQFLEEHSTPEEPIAVVVDDIKRWARDVEVHFLLRAAVEARNGVLESPNFKFGDSPEDKFNETIMAAAAELERNQNKRQVIQKMKARLEKGYWCFDEPPGFRYIKHPEHGKLLAIDEPKASIIREALEGFACGRFPTREEMRRFLAEKGFTHRGKSGIVYAEQVTRLLTRVLYAGCVEYKPWKVSIRKGQHQGLISMETFMHIQERLKDNERTLQRKDIHADFPLRGFVLCSSCRQPMTAGWTQGRNQKYPYYRCKTKGCALHNKNIPKKKIEGEFEHLLSQVKPRKNILEIIRIELLALWNKKIGDVEAIRQKRNARLETVKKDIREYCDLIKTAKSQTVRGTYEERIEELEMEQVRLGENIQKTEARNFEFEPALDKVIEFIKDPFLMWKTGDLAQKRLVLRMVFDELLVYDREKGFYTATFSLPVELSCVPELDRMEMVEMPGIEPGSNV